One window of the Colletotrichum destructivum chromosome 4, complete sequence genome contains the following:
- a CDS encoding putative cytosolic iron-sulfur protein assembly protein, CIAO1/Cia1 — protein MPPSTEAPSSAVQVLPLTPFTPDLYERAWCSIPHPTLPLIATAYSKSVKIFSLSTLSSHSTLTGGHTRSIRSVTWKPNLPPQQLCLVTGSFDSTAGLWRWDGELPFAGGDDVSAPEPLEIDLSGAAKRRATDGSDGDTDWEFTLVLEGHDSEIKGVSFAPSGAYLATCSRDQTVWIWEDVGATEGDDEWETVAVLNEHNGDMKGIAWCPDVPGRNSRRRYSADVLASASYDNTVRVWREDGDGEWVCVAVLEGHESTVWGVQWEQKPREDGGFPRLLSYSADQTIRIWSLKVDDEEDEGPGAAFRGGLGGIPNTMRRSLREEWVCTAVLPKVHTRDIYSVTWSATSGMVASTGSDSLIAVYQEDGKTSVTEAATTSGESATVATAGSSTWRVVAEVPTAHGPYEINHITWCKRYDAGSENKGVEEMLVTTGDEGLVKPWQVVVS, from the coding sequence ATGCCTCCGTCGACAgaggcgccgtcttcggcggtCCAAGTGCTCCCTCTCACGCCCTTCACACCCGACCTTTACGAGCGCGCGTGGTGTTCCATACCCCATCCGACACTCCCGCTCATCGCGACCGCCTACTCCAAATCGGTCAAGATCTTTTCTCTGTCCACTCTCTCCTCCCACAGCACCCTGACCGGCGGCCACACGCGGTCCATTCGCTCGGTCACCTGGAAGCCGAACCTTCCCCCCCAACAGCTGTGCCTCGTCACCGGCAGCTTCGACTCTACCGCTGGCCTTTGGCGTTGGGACGGTGAACTTCCGTttgcgggcggcgacgacgtttCCGCCCCGGAACCCCTCGAGATCGACCTCAGCGGCGCGGCGAAGAGGCGTGCCAccgacggcagcgacggcgatACGGACTGGGAGTTTACGCTGGTTCTCGAGGGCCACGACTCGGAGATCAAGGGCGTCTCCTTCGCCCCGTCGGGTGCGTACCTCGCCACTTGCAGTAGAGATCAGACCGTCTGGATATGGGAGGACGTGGGCGCCACCGAGGGTGACGACGAGTGGGAGACAGTCGCCGTGCTGAACGAGCACAACGGTGACATGAAGGGCATCGCCTGGTGCCCGGACGTGCCTGGAAGGAACTCACGCCGACGGTACAGCGCCGACGTCCTCGCGAGCGCGAGCTACGACAACACGGTCCGCGTATGgcgcgaggacggcgacggcgagtgggtgtgtgtggcgGTGCTTGAGGGCCATGAGAGCACCGTCTGGGGCGTGCAGTGGGAGCAGAAGCCgagggaggacggcggcTTCCCGCGACTGCTCAGTTACTCGGCAGACCAGACGATACGGATATGGAGCCTGAAGgttgatgacgaggaggacgaagggCCTGGGGCAGCCTtccgcggcggcctgggcggcaTCCCCAACACGATGCGAAGGTCGCTGCGCGAGGAGTGGGTGTGCACGGCTGTCCTGCCCAAGGTGCATACGCGAGACATCTACTCGGTGACGTGGAGCGCGACGTCCGGCATGGTGGCCAGCACGGGAAGCGACAGCCTCATTGCAGTATATCaggaggacggcaagacgaGCGTTACGGAAGCGGCTACCACGAGCGGAGAGAGCGCGACCGTGGCGACAGCGGGATCAAGCACGTGGCGTGTCGTGGCGGAGGTGCCAACCGCCCACGGCCCGTACGAGATCAACCACATCACTTGGTGCAAGAGGTACGACGCAGGATCTGAGAACAAGGGTGTTGAGGAGATGCTGGTCACTACGGGAGACGAAGGACTGGTCAAGCCTTGGCAGGTGGTTGTGTCGTAG